Proteins co-encoded in one Ignavibacteria bacterium genomic window:
- a CDS encoding aminopeptidase yields the protein MIMTDLQKACDIAIRDCMGAKAGETVLVVSDTEKHEIAYELYLSAIRLGHKAVYSEMQPLEVNGQEPPAAIADLMKQFDVVLCPTLRSLTHTQARRDASATGARVATFPGITKDVMIRGLNADYKRIAERSLNLKAVLDKGKHVRVTSTKGTDISFSIDGRDAHASKGLFHAKGESGNLPTGETFLAPVEGTAEGVFIVDGSFAGVGLMKEMDIKLTVKSGFVTSVEGGENAKQLSEILAKVGGDAYNIAEFGIGTNDSAQLSGLILEDEKVMGTIHIAVGDNMGFGGKVKVPLHLDGVVKDPDVYLDGELIMKQGKFTIEV from the coding sequence ATGATTATGACCGATTTACAAAAAGCTTGTGATATTGCAATTAGAGATTGTATGGGAGCAAAGGCAGGGGAGACCGTGCTCGTTGTTTCCGATACAGAAAAACATGAGATTGCATACGAACTCTATCTCTCCGCCATTCGACTTGGGCATAAAGCTGTTTATTCCGAAATGCAGCCACTCGAGGTAAATGGACAGGAACCGCCGGCTGCCATCGCTGATTTAATGAAACAGTTCGATGTTGTCTTGTGTCCCACTCTCAGATCTCTCACTCACACTCAGGCAAGAAGGGATGCATCTGCAACCGGTGCCAGAGTGGCGACATTTCCCGGAATTACAAAAGATGTGATGATCAGGGGATTGAATGCTGACTATAAGAGAATTGCCGAAAGATCACTGAATCTTAAAGCTGTTCTCGATAAAGGTAAGCATGTCAGAGTTACTTCCACAAAGGGAACCGATATCTCATTTTCGATTGACGGACGGGACGCTCATGCGTCGAAGGGTCTCTTTCATGCAAAAGGTGAAAGCGGCAATCTACCAACCGGAGAGACATTCCTCGCCCCTGTTGAAGGGACTGCTGAAGGCGTATTCATAGTCGATGGTTCTTTTGCAGGAGTCGGACTCATGAAAGAGATGGATATAAAACTAACGGTAAAAAGCGGATTTGTTACCTCAGTTGAAGGTGGTGAAAATGCAAAACAGCTTTCTGAGATACTTGCAAAGGTCGGTGGTGATGCATACAATATTGCAGAATTCGGAATCGGAACCAACGATTCTGCACAACTTTCGGGACTGATCCTGGAAGATGAGAAGGTGATGGGGACTATCCACATAGCTGTAGGTGACAATATGGGTTTTGGCGGTAAAGTCAAAGTTCCGCTTCACCTCGACGGCGTAGTAAAAGATCCCGATGTTTACCTTGATGGAGAACTTATTATGAAACAGGGTAAATTTACAATAGAAGTTTAA
- a CDS encoding glycosyltransferase translates to MFELIALIVVALYVLQTLLYVVATYRKFPRLSEDELPTASVVVAVRDEEAVIIRCLNALDKLEYPQGKLEIIIIDDHSTDKTGHLIKEFIRDRPRFKLVEDQEPVAHLRGKSNALVQGLKVAKGEVILTTDADCKVNPLWAKTMASYFTKDTGLCGGMTCQETGNPFKGMQHLDFMYLLGAGSGTVNAGIPLSVIGNNMAYSRAAYDETGGYESMPFSVTEDSQLLAAISALKKYKIIYPLDKDALIESLPVEGILQLYKQKKRWSIGGLNVPLHGIAVLVTAFLAHLLAVAILPFFTSTGLTLIASIISVDLIFLTSVVYRLKLLSTIRYFPFFELYYFVYVITFPFILLFSKSVEWKGRQF, encoded by the coding sequence ATGTTTGAACTGATTGCCCTGATTGTTGTGGCTTTGTATGTTTTGCAGACACTTCTGTATGTGGTTGCTACATACAGGAAATTTCCGAGGTTGTCTGAAGACGAGCTTCCTACAGCCTCGGTAGTGGTTGCAGTGAGGGATGAAGAGGCAGTAATAATTCGTTGTCTGAATGCACTCGATAAACTTGAATACCCTCAAGGGAAACTCGAAATCATCATAATTGATGATCATTCCACTGACAAAACAGGGCATTTGATCAAAGAATTTATTAGGGACAGACCAAGGTTCAAACTTGTTGAGGACCAGGAACCCGTTGCACATCTCCGTGGAAAGTCGAATGCACTGGTTCAGGGATTGAAGGTGGCAAAGGGTGAAGTGATCCTGACGACGGATGCCGACTGTAAAGTAAATCCGTTGTGGGCTAAAACAATGGCATCCTACTTTACAAAAGATACAGGTTTGTGTGGTGGAATGACATGTCAGGAGACAGGTAATCCTTTCAAGGGGATGCAACATCTTGATTTTATGTATCTTCTTGGAGCGGGCTCCGGTACTGTAAATGCCGGGATTCCCCTTAGTGTAATAGGTAACAACATGGCTTATTCCCGCGCTGCATACGACGAAACAGGCGGATACGAGAGCATGCCTTTTAGTGTTACCGAAGATTCGCAGTTACTAGCAGCCATTTCAGCATTAAAAAAATACAAGATTATTTACCCTCTCGATAAGGATGCTCTCATTGAATCTTTGCCGGTAGAGGGTATCCTGCAACTTTACAAACAAAAAAAGAGGTGGTCGATTGGCGGGCTGAATGTACCACTTCATGGAATTGCAGTTTTGGTTACTGCTTTTCTGGCCCATCTGCTTGCAGTTGCCATTCTACCGTTCTTTACCTCAACAGGTTTAACATTAATTGCCTCAATCATATCAGTTGACCTCATTTTCCTCACCTCAGTGGTTTACAGACTTAAACTTCTATCCACGATTAGATACTTTCCGTTTTTTGAGCTTTACTATTTTGTGTATGTGATTACATTTCCTTTTATACTCCTTTTTTCAAAGTCGGTTGAGTGGAAGGGGCGTCAGTTCTAA
- a CDS encoding flippase-like domain-containing protein, whose translation MISSVSFKNMDAWKFRLLLGVKLLITAGLIYYLNARFSDISLATFLSIKSSLPFIVAVSLVPLNFYLQFKKWKLICDFSYKPQKKSDVFISILTGISTGLLTPGRLGEYPGRAFPLKEVRLSEVTAGAAIDKLNSLLVILIGGSFAAIIFLNRIYSVDTNLTVSLLFLLTGVYLMLLYLMLSPEFWRGFIGDQISKFKLVEKYFLNFRSIGLFHRGTFAKNFALSVVNYFVFSTQFFLLLLSYSSIEEVSGAVMGIALVFFTKSIIPGVTFGEIGIRESAAVFFIGQFGVTAGACFNAALMLYTINVLIPAIPGAIFIFRKKK comes from the coding sequence TTGATAAGCTCAGTCTCCTTTAAGAATATGGATGCCTGGAAATTCAGACTTCTCCTCGGTGTAAAACTTCTTATCACTGCGGGCTTGATTTACTATTTAAATGCCCGTTTCAGTGACATCTCTCTTGCAACTTTTCTTAGTATAAAATCATCCCTGCCATTTATAGTTGCTGTTTCATTGGTCCCACTAAATTTTTATCTGCAATTTAAAAAATGGAAATTAATCTGCGACTTCTCGTATAAACCGCAAAAGAAGAGCGATGTTTTTATCTCGATTCTTACGGGTATAAGTACAGGACTGTTGACTCCCGGCAGGTTAGGTGAATATCCGGGAAGGGCTTTTCCGCTAAAAGAAGTAAGACTTTCTGAAGTGACGGCTGGAGCAGCAATTGACAAACTTAATTCGCTGCTGGTTATTCTGATTGGCGGATCATTTGCTGCAATCATCTTTTTGAACCGGATTTATTCCGTCGATACTAATCTCACTGTTTCTCTTCTGTTTCTGCTCACAGGAGTCTATCTAATGCTTCTCTATTTGATGCTTTCACCTGAGTTTTGGAGAGGTTTTATTGGGGATCAAATCAGCAAGTTTAAACTGGTGGAAAAATATTTTCTAAATTTCAGATCGATAGGTCTCTTTCACAGGGGAACATTCGCAAAGAATTTTGCATTGTCTGTGGTAAATTATTTTGTTTTCTCGACTCAGTTTTTTCTGCTTCTGCTTTCCTACTCATCCATCGAAGAAGTTTCGGGAGCAGTTATGGGTATTGCGCTGGTTTTTTTCACAAAAAGCATTATACCGGGAGTGACATTTGGTGAGATTGGGATACGAGAGAGTGCTGCAGTATTTTTTATCGGACAGTTTGGGGTAACTGCAGGCGCCTGCTTCAATGCCGCACTTATGCTTTACACTATAAATGTTTTGATTCCGGCAATACCGGGAGCCATCTTCATCTTCAGAAAAAAGAAATAA
- a CDS encoding glycosyltransferase: MEPLLAFFIFTLLFYLFFLGRIKRGISKVKKPVDFSSGTKSVTVLIPFRNEAANLPGLIQDIIALDIEDIEFEVILVNDHSDDDWTAAKAIVSEHPRIKFIDQKNGVEGKKKAIELGVSLASGELILITDADCHLNRGWVRSLVSRFDEKTGFVAGTVRYRAGNSFFERFQALEFGGLWLAGAGLAGSGSPVICSAASMAFRKNLFFKVDGFRDNIQFASGDDEFLMRAIHRLGYDVKFVLEKESAVETNPGSDIKSFAEQRSRWASKSLFYEDFALVAQLMIIFFFYLSLMVALPLMVPFGEPFAVYFLCSLLLKSMAEYRILREGEGILYQKVTAGFLMKAELVQIPYILYAAISGVFGGFNWKGREYKR; encoded by the coding sequence TTGGAACCCCTTCTCGCCTTTTTCATCTTTACACTGTTATTTTATCTTTTTTTTCTGGGAAGAATTAAGAGGGGGATATCGAAGGTCAAAAAACCGGTCGATTTTTCATCCGGTACTAAATCTGTAACGGTTTTAATTCCTTTTCGAAATGAGGCAGCAAATTTACCCGGTCTGATACAGGATATCATCGCGCTGGACATTGAAGATATTGAATTTGAAGTAATTTTGGTGAATGACCACTCTGACGATGACTGGACTGCAGCAAAGGCAATCGTTTCCGAACATCCCCGAATAAAATTTATAGATCAAAAAAACGGAGTTGAAGGGAAGAAGAAGGCGATTGAACTGGGAGTATCCCTGGCAAGTGGTGAGTTGATTTTAATTACTGATGCTGATTGTCACTTGAATCGAGGCTGGGTCAGATCACTTGTTTCAAGGTTTGATGAAAAAACGGGATTTGTTGCTGGAACCGTCAGATACCGGGCGGGCAACAGTTTTTTTGAGAGATTTCAGGCGCTGGAATTTGGTGGTTTATGGCTTGCAGGTGCTGGACTGGCAGGTTCGGGAAGTCCTGTGATTTGCAGTGCTGCGAGTATGGCGTTCAGGAAAAATCTATTCTTCAAAGTGGATGGTTTCCGGGATAACATCCAATTCGCATCCGGGGATGACGAATTTTTGATGCGTGCAATCCACAGACTCGGATATGATGTAAAGTTTGTTCTTGAAAAAGAATCAGCGGTTGAAACGAACCCCGGAAGCGATATAAAAAGTTTTGCGGAACAGAGGAGCAGGTGGGCGAGCAAAAGTTTGTTTTACGAAGATTTTGCACTTGTTGCTCAACTGATGATCATTTTTTTCTTCTATCTTTCGCTTATGGTCGCATTGCCTTTAATGGTTCCTTTTGGGGAGCCTTTTGCAGTCTATTTCCTGTGTTCCCTGCTCTTGAAATCAATGGCAGAATACAGAATATTAAGAGAGGGGGAGGGGATTTTGTATCAGAAAGTTACCGCCGGATTTTTGATGAAGGCGGAGCTGGTGCAGATTCCTTATATCCTCTACGCTGCTATTTCAGGCGTGTTTGGAGGATTCAACTGGAAGGGAAGGGAGTACAAAAGATGA
- a CDS encoding polysaccharide deacetylase family protein, producing the protein MKHPKFWYVPPTGLRRIFPEVIWTTARDRILISFDDGPTDFTHSLLDKLDDLSIKALFFLRVDEAVENRYVVQEIIRRGHLIGNHSLTHRKLRFAPFPVLLEEVVESKNILEDLTGVAIEYFRPPYGAFDPRVLKYIKNSGQKCVMWDLLSGDYEGDSNLSKEIINKYLKPNSIVVFHDNAKTHNFLLTLLKETTDIVANKKYHTGAPRECLN; encoded by the coding sequence ATGAAGCACCCTAAGTTTTGGTATGTTCCTCCGACGGGGTTAAGGCGAATTTTCCCTGAAGTAATTTGGACAACTGCCCGTGACCGGATTTTGATAAGCTTTGATGATGGACCAACTGACTTTACCCATTCATTGCTCGATAAACTCGACGACCTCTCAATAAAAGCCCTCTTTTTTCTTCGGGTAGATGAGGCGGTGGAGAACAGATATGTGGTACAGGAGATAATCAGGAGAGGGCATTTGATAGGCAACCATTCACTTACTCACAGGAAGTTGCGTTTTGCACCATTCCCCGTATTGCTGGAGGAAGTGGTTGAGTCGAAAAATATCCTTGAGGACCTGACAGGAGTTGCGATTGAATATTTCAGACCCCCCTACGGCGCATTCGATCCCAGAGTGCTGAAATACATAAAAAATTCAGGTCAAAAGTGTGTCATGTGGGATCTTTTGAGTGGGGATTATGAGGGCGATTCTAATCTTTCGAAGGAAATAATTAACAAATATTTGAAACCGAATTCTATTGTGGTTTTTCATGATAATGCAAAAACTCACAATTTTTTACTGACATTATTAAAAGAAACGACAGATATTGTTGCGAATAAAAAGTATCATACAGGAGCCCCCCGGGAATGTTTGAACTGA